The following nucleotide sequence is from Halobacillus mangrovi.
TACGATGAACTAAGCATTTTTGCCCCTGTTTATGGCGTTTATGGGAATGTTGATGGAGATGATATAAAAGACATTCTGCCGCATAAACAAGTCATAGAGGTGGAAAATCACAAAATCGGTATTGTCCACGGACATGGAGAAAAGAAAACAACTGAAAAACGTGCGATTGAAGTCTTTAAAGAAGATGATGTAGACATTATTTTGTTCGGTCATTCACATATTCCGCTCTTAAGGTATTTCAAAAACCAGCTGTTGTTTAATCCTGGCTCCGCAACCGCAAAGCGGAAGCTTCCTTATCATTCTTTTGGAATGCTTGAATTTACAGATGAGTTTGTAGAAGCGCGACACATCTTCTATAAGTAAACATAATCTGAAATCTATTATGACAGAAAACATAAAATGATCCCGAACCACGTTTGTCGTGGGTCGGGATCATTTTTGGCATGTCGGACAGTAATAACATCGTCTTGATCCTGCTTTGAATTTAATAATCTCCGTACCATCTATGCGGCACGGCTGCCCTGCACGATTAAATACCCAATGCCGATATTCATACCTTTTTGCTCCTTGTGCTTTCAGCTTTTTAGCAAGTTCAAGATCATTGGTAATGCCTTTAGTTTCGTAGGAACGCCACATTAATTCAACACAGGCTTCAGCCATTTTCTTCAGCTGTTCCTCACTGCAATCCATCGGTCGTTTATCAGGATGGACGCCTCCGACAAATAGAATTTCACTGCGTAAGTAATTACCGATACCGGCAATAAAAGCCTGATCGAGTAAAAGTGAAGTCCATTTTCTACGGTGGAACCGTCTTTCTTTGAACCGTTCGACTAAATCGCCGGGCGATACAGAATCATTCAACAGATCTGGACCGACTTTTGCAATGAACGGGTGCTCAAGCACTTCCTCATCCCTTAGCACTTCTATATCAGATGCGCTATACAACAAAGCTGATTTCTTTTCATTGTGAATCGCAAGCCTGAGCTGCCGATTCGTTTTAGGATAATTGTAAGCATTTCTGACGTACCATTTGCCATAAAGCTGATTATGAGAGTAGATTGTATAGCCATTATTAAACCGAATGAGCATGGCTTTTCCTTTTGTATCGACTTTTTTTATTTTCGATCCACGAAACGCTTCTTCATAATCTTTTAGATGTTCAAAAGCAAATGAAATCTCTAATATAGGGCGGTTGGCTGCCGCTTTTTCTACTTGATCAGCGGCACGCCGGATTTCTGGACCTTCAGGCATAAGCGGGGCTCCTTTCTCCTTCTTATTTTGTAAAGGGGAAAGAAGAATTGCAAGTCATAACCCTTTAGCTAGAAGTATACATTCCTCCATTGATATGAATGAATTGCCCGGTGATATATGTGGAATCATCAGAAGCAAGCAACACATAGCTTCCAACATGCTCAACAGGCTGTCCTGGACGTCCCATAGGTGTGTTCGTGCCAAACTGTTCTACTTTTTCTTCACCGAAAGTGGACGGAATTAATGGTGTCCAAATCGGTCCTGGTGCTATCCCGTTTACGCGAATCCCTTTACCAACTAATTGCTTTGCCATCGAACGTGTGAAAGCGACAACTGCTCCCTTTGTAGTAGTGTAATCAACAAGGTGCTCATTTCCAATATAAGGGTTCACGGAAGCAGTATTAATAATGGAACTTCCTTTTTTCATATGAGGGAGGGCTGCTTTTGTTAAATAAAACATGGAATGAATGTTTGTCTTGAATGTCTGTTCCCACTGCTCAGTAGAGATGTTCATAATGTCATCAGTAGGGTGCTGTTCAGCCGCATTATTAACTAGAATATCAAGTTGTCCCAGCTCATTGACTGTACGATCAACGGCTTCCTTACACACGGATTCTTCCCCTACATCACCAGATAGCAAGATGGCACGTCTTCCTTGTTCTTCAACTTTTTTCTTAGTCAGTTCTGCATCTTCATGCTCTTCCAAATAGGAAATAGCAACATCAGCGCCTTCTTTCGCATATCCAATGGCAACAGAGCGACCAATCCCGCTGTCTCCTCCAGTGATTAGAGCTACTTTACCTTGCAATTTATTACCGCTTTGATAATCTTCATCGGCTTGAAGCGGGCGTGGGTCCATTTCAGCTTCCACGCCAGGCTGACGGGCTTGTTCTTGACCTTTTTGTCCTTGGGTTTGTCTATTCATTCGGTCCATGATGTGTTTACCTCCTTGATTGATTTGAAAATATGTAAGGGTTATTCCACATATAGGAAAAAATGAAACAGACAGTGTTCTCTTATATACTGATCAAAGAGAGAGGTTAGGTACATAATAGATAAAAAAGGGGACTTAAGTATGAGGGTTAGAGAAACAAAAGATTGTGCTCTGATTGCTGAGCTGAATAAGCATGTTCATAAACTTCATGTCGAACTTTATCCGACATATTTCAAGCCGTATAATTATGAGCAAGTGAAAGGCTTTTTTGAGAATATGGTCAATCATCCTCAGTTTGTGTTCTTTGTGTTAGAAGCAGAAGGGGAAGCAAGAGGGTATAGCTGGGTGGAGATAAGAAAGCATTCTGAAAATCCTTTTAAAAAAGCTTATACGTCCATTTATGTTCATCAAATCAGTGTAGAGGAAGGGTATCGAAAAAGAGGCTGCGGACAGCACCTCATGAAGGCGGTTGAAAGACTGGGGGAAACTCATAGCGCAAGTGAAATTGAGGTGGACTATTGGATCGATAATCAAGAAGCGAAAAGGTTCTATGAGAAAAATGGATTCATCAAATTCCGAGAATGCGTACATAAATACATTTAAATGCTAAACATCCCTTTCCAACCACAAACTGTGGAGGAAAGGGATACACTTAAGTGAAATACTCGAGCTGAGCTTCAGGGAAGTATTGGTTAATGTAGCCACCGAGGGTTGTCTTCATTTCTTCTTGCTCGTCTTTTTGATAGACATATTTCCCGATTCCGTAGCGTCCCCATTTGTACTTGCGTTTTTCTTCATCCATTTCTAATTTTGTCATAGGATAATTT
It contains:
- a CDS encoding metallophosphoesterase family protein → MKVLVISDTHISKKEVELPKRLIIELSSADLIIHAGDWSIPEVYDELSIFAPVYGVYGNVDGDDIKDILPHKQVIEVENHKIGIVHGHGEKKTTEKRAIEVFKEDDVDIILFGHSHIPLLRYFKNQLLFNPGSATAKRKLPYHSFGMLEFTDEFVEARHIFYK
- the nei gene encoding endonuclease VIII; translation: MPEGPEIRRAADQVEKAAANRPILEISFAFEHLKDYEEAFRGSKIKKVDTKGKAMLIRFNNGYTIYSHNQLYGKWYVRNAYNYPKTNRQLRLAIHNEKKSALLYSASDIEVLRDEEVLEHPFIAKVGPDLLNDSVSPGDLVERFKERRFHRRKWTSLLLDQAFIAGIGNYLRSEILFVGGVHPDKRPMDCSEEQLKKMAEACVELMWRSYETKGITNDLELAKKLKAQGAKRYEYRHWVFNRAGQPCRIDGTEIIKFKAGSRRCYYCPTCQK
- a CDS encoding SDR family oxidoreductase gives rise to the protein MDRMNRQTQGQKGQEQARQPGVEAEMDPRPLQADEDYQSGNKLQGKVALITGGDSGIGRSVAIGYAKEGADVAISYLEEHEDAELTKKKVEEQGRRAILLSGDVGEESVCKEAVDRTVNELGQLDILVNNAAEQHPTDDIMNISTEQWEQTFKTNIHSMFYLTKAALPHMKKGSSIINTASVNPYIGNEHLVDYTTTKGAVVAFTRSMAKQLVGKGIRVNGIAPGPIWTPLIPSTFGEEKVEQFGTNTPMGRPGQPVEHVGSYVLLASDDSTYITGQFIHINGGMYTSS
- a CDS encoding GNAT family N-acetyltransferase — translated: MRVRETKDCALIAELNKHVHKLHVELYPTYFKPYNYEQVKGFFENMVNHPQFVFFVLEAEGEARGYSWVEIRKHSENPFKKAYTSIYVHQISVEEGYRKRGCGQHLMKAVERLGETHSASEIEVDYWIDNQEAKRFYEKNGFIKFRECVHKYI